From the genome of Pseudomonas sp. TMP9, one region includes:
- a CDS encoding sodium ion-translocating decarboxylase subunit beta yields MDKLLKLWQSTGLYHIEVGQVFMIAVCILLIYMAIKKGFEPLLLLPIGFGGLLANIPVANMAEGSGFLHMIYEVGLPTSIFPLLIFLGVGAMTDFGPMLANPKTLLLGAAAQFGIFGTLMGALALTSLGIPGLEFTLKEAASIAIIGGADGPTSIFVTSKLAPHLLGPIAVAAYAYMALVPLIQPPIMRALTTKEERGIVMQQLRPVGQAEKIIFPIMLCLLIGLLLPDAAPLIGMFALGNLLREAGVVERLADTSRNALINIVTIFLGLTVGSKLSAESFLQLRTLGILSLGMVAFCAGTAAGVLMAKLMNLFSHNKINPLIGSAGVSAVPMAARVSNKVGLEANPQNFLLMHAMGPNVAGVIGSAVAAGVLLSFVG; encoded by the coding sequence ATGGATAAGCTGCTCAAACTTTGGCAAAGCACGGGCCTGTATCACATCGAGGTGGGTCAGGTTTTTATGATCGCGGTGTGCATTCTGCTGATCTATATGGCGATCAAGAAGGGCTTCGAGCCGCTGCTGCTATTGCCGATTGGTTTTGGTGGCCTGCTGGCTAATATCCCGGTGGCCAATATGGCCGAGGGCAGTGGTTTCTTGCATATGATTTACGAGGTGGGCCTGCCTACCAGTATCTTCCCGCTGCTAATTTTCCTCGGCGTCGGCGCCATGACCGACTTCGGGCCGATGCTGGCCAACCCGAAAACCCTGTTGCTCGGTGCGGCGGCCCAGTTCGGCATCTTCGGTACGCTAATGGGAGCGCTGGCGCTGACGTCCCTAGGGATTCCTGGATTGGAATTCACCCTTAAAGAAGCTGCATCAATTGCCATCATCGGTGGCGCGGATGGTCCGACTTCCATTTTCGTCACTTCAAAACTGGCGCCACACCTGCTCGGCCCCATTGCGGTGGCCGCTTATGCCTACATGGCGCTGGTGCCGCTGATTCAGCCGCCCATCATGCGTGCGCTAACCACTAAAGAAGAGCGCGGCATCGTCATGCAGCAACTGCGCCCTGTTGGGCAAGCGGAGAAGATTATCTTTCCGATTATGTTGTGTTTGTTGATCGGCCTACTGCTGCCAGATGCCGCGCCGCTGATCGGCATGTTTGCACTCGGTAACCTGTTGCGCGAGGCGGGTGTGGTCGAGCGTTTGGCCGACACATCACGCAACGCGCTGATCAATATCGTGACCATCTTTCTCGGTTTGACTGTAGGTTCGAAGCTCTCGGCAGAATCATTCCTGCAACTCAGGACTTTAGGCATCCTAAGCTTGGGGATGGTTGCGTTCTGCGCCGGCACGGCTGCCGGGGTGTTGATGGCCAAGCTGATGAACCTGTTTAGCCACAACAAGATCAACCCGTTGATCGGTTCGGCTGGTGTGTCTGCGGTGCCGATGGCGGCGCGGGTGTCGAACAAGGTCGGCCTGGAAGCGAACCCGCAAAATTTCTTACTGATGCACGCTATGGGGCCCAACGTCGCTGGAGTGATTGGCTCGGCAGTAGCCGCAGGCGTGCTGCTCAGTTTTGTAGGCTGA
- a CDS encoding Arc family DNA-binding protein, whose protein sequence is MKPALYSSRTADKFVVRLPDGMRERIADVARNHHRSMNSEIIARLEQSMLQESALGDDLNMRLDSSELSLHERELLQRFRQLSRRQQNALVALIAHDTEMASEET, encoded by the coding sequence ATGAAACCAGCACTCTATTCCAGCCGTACGGCTGACAAGTTCGTAGTTCGACTGCCTGATGGCATGCGCGAACGCATTGCGGATGTCGCACGCAACCACCACCGCAGCATGAACTCGGAGATCATTGCTCGCCTCGAGCAAAGCATGCTCCAAGAGAGTGCTCTGGGTGATGACCTCAATATGCGCCTAGACAGCAGCGAGCTGTCCTTGCACGAGCGCGAGCTGTTACAACGCTTTCGCCAGCTGTCGCGTCGTCAGCAAAATGCCTTGGTGGCACTGATTGCCCACGACACCGAGATGGCCAGCGAAGAAACTTGA
- the phnC gene encoding phosphonate ABC transporter ATP-binding protein, with amino-acid sequence MSAVIRVESLNKTFGRKQALFDLALSVEPGEMVALIGASGSGKSTLLRHVAGLACCDRNGGGSIQVLGREVQAEGRLNGDVRRLRSDIGYIFQQFNLVGRISVLQNVLLGCLGRMPRWRGTLGLFNTEEKQRALQALARVGLADLAQQRASTLSGGQQQRVAIARALCQRAKVILADEPIASLDPESARKVMQILADINREDGTTVVVTLHQVDYAMRYCQRAVALKAGRIYFDGTAAELHPNFLNDLYGAELQEEPLPIEKARRARTPKVPLALAKA; translated from the coding sequence ATGAGCGCAGTGATCCGGGTTGAGAGTCTGAACAAAACGTTCGGCCGTAAACAGGCGCTGTTTGACTTGGCGCTGTCTGTTGAGCCCGGTGAAATGGTCGCCCTCATCGGTGCATCGGGCTCCGGCAAATCGACCCTGCTGCGCCATGTTGCAGGCCTTGCCTGTTGTGATCGCAATGGCGGCGGCAGCATTCAGGTGCTAGGCCGTGAAGTGCAGGCCGAAGGTCGCTTGAATGGCGATGTGCGCCGGCTGCGCTCAGACATTGGCTACATCTTTCAGCAGTTTAATTTGGTTGGCCGTATCAGTGTGTTGCAGAACGTACTCTTGGGTTGCCTGGGGCGCATGCCGCGCTGGCGCGGCACGCTTGGCTTGTTCAATACCGAAGAAAAGCAGCGTGCCTTGCAAGCACTGGCTCGTGTTGGTTTGGCGGATTTAGCCCAGCAGCGCGCTTCAACTTTATCCGGCGGGCAGCAGCAGCGTGTGGCGATTGCCCGTGCCTTGTGCCAGCGCGCCAAAGTAATTCTGGCCGACGAGCCCATTGCCTCGCTGGACCCCGAATCCGCACGCAAGGTCATGCAGATTCTCGCCGACATCAACCGCGAAGACGGCACCACCGTGGTGGTCACCTTGCATCAGGTTGACTATGCCATGCGTTATTGCCAGCGCGCTGTGGCGTTGAAAGCGGGGCGTATTTATTTCGACGGTACCGCCGCCGAGCTGCATCCCAACTTCCTCAACGATCTCTATGGCGCCGAGCTTCAAGAAGAGCCGCTGCCCATCGAGAAAGCCCGCCGCGCACGCACACCGAAAGTACCGCTGGCTCTGGCCAAGGCCTGA
- the phnD gene encoding phosphonate ABC transporter substrate-binding protein → MFKRISRVLVASTLLAGSVLGAAQAAEQEINFGIISTESSQNLKTMWDPFLADMSQQTGLKINAFFAPDYAGIIQGMRFDKVDMAWYGNKAAMEAVDRAGGQVFAQTVAANGTQGYYSLMVAHKDSPINSIEDMLKNAKDLTFANGDPNSTSGYLVPGYYVFAQNNADANKIFKRALNGSHEVNALSVANKQIDIGTFNSEGMERLEVTAPDKAAQLKVIWTSPLIPSDPMVWRKNLDDATKNKLRTFFKTYGDKPAEMKVLEGLQWAKFKSSDDDQLLPIRQLELFKKRTEVANNDKLSDSDKQVQLTELDRELAKLEKRLAEIAKQSPASAG, encoded by the coding sequence ATGTTCAAACGTATCAGTCGCGTTCTCGTCGCGTCCACGCTGCTGGCAGGCTCGGTTCTGGGCGCTGCTCAGGCCGCTGAGCAGGAGATCAACTTTGGCATCATTTCCACTGAGTCGTCGCAGAACCTCAAGACTATGTGGGACCCCTTCTTGGCGGACATGAGCCAGCAGACCGGCCTGAAGATCAATGCCTTCTTCGCCCCTGACTATGCAGGGATTATTCAGGGCATGCGTTTCGACAAAGTCGATATGGCGTGGTACGGCAACAAAGCGGCCATGGAAGCCGTAGACCGCGCCGGTGGTCAGGTATTTGCCCAGACCGTCGCCGCCAACGGCACTCAGGGTTATTACAGCCTGATGGTGGCGCACAAGGACAGCCCGATCAATTCGATCGAAGACATGCTGAAAAATGCTAAAGACCTGACCTTCGCCAACGGTGACCCGAATTCAACCTCGGGCTATCTGGTGCCGGGCTATTACGTGTTTGCGCAAAACAACGCCGACGCCAACAAGATCTTCAAACGCGCGCTTAACGGCAGCCATGAAGTCAACGCCCTGTCGGTGGCCAACAAGCAGATTGATATCGGCACCTTCAACAGCGAAGGCATGGAGCGTCTTGAAGTGACCGCGCCGGATAAGGCGGCACAACTGAAAGTGATTTGGACCTCGCCGCTGATTCCGTCAGACCCGATGGTATGGCGCAAGAACCTGGATGACGCCACCAAGAACAAACTGCGTACTTTCTTCAAAACCTACGGCGACAAGCCGGCTGAGATGAAGGTGCTTGAAGGCCTGCAATGGGCCAAGTTCAAGTCTTCGGATGACGATCAACTGCTGCCGATCCGTCAGTTGGAACTGTTCAAGAAACGCACCGAAGTGGCCAACAACGACAAACTTTCGGACAGCGACAAGCAAGTACAGCTCACAGAGCTGGACCGCGAGCTGGCCAAGCTGGAAAAGCGCCTGGCTGAAATCGCCAAGCAAAGCCCTGCCAGCGCGGGCTGA
- the phnE gene encoding phosphonate ABC transporter, permease protein PhnE translates to MTTLTTAPVPDLSAKRSWTQLIGWGLFFAVLAWSWQGAEMNPLGLIRDSGNMATFAADFFPPDFSNWELYLKEMIVTVQIALWGTVLAIVCAIPLGILCSENIVPWWVYQPIRRVMDACRSINEMVFAMLFVVAVGLGPFAGVLALFIGTTGVLAKLFAEAVEAIDPGPVEGVRATGASALQEVIYGVIPQVLPLWISYSLYRFESNVRSATVVGMVGAGGIGVILWEAIRGFQFAQTCALLLVIIMVVSVLDIISQRLRKQFI, encoded by the coding sequence ATGACCACTTTGACTACCGCACCTGTGCCTGATTTATCGGCCAAGCGTTCCTGGACGCAGCTGATTGGCTGGGGGCTGTTCTTCGCCGTGCTGGCCTGGTCTTGGCAGGGCGCGGAGATGAATCCGCTCGGCCTGATCCGTGACTCCGGCAACATGGCGACCTTTGCTGCGGACTTCTTTCCGCCGGATTTCAGCAACTGGGAGCTGTACCTCAAGGAGATGATCGTCACCGTACAGATCGCCCTCTGGGGCACGGTGCTGGCGATTGTCTGCGCCATTCCGCTGGGCATTCTCTGCTCTGAAAATATTGTGCCGTGGTGGGTCTATCAGCCGATTCGCCGGGTGATGGATGCCTGCCGCTCAATCAATGAAATGGTCTTCGCCATGCTCTTTGTGGTGGCGGTGGGTCTCGGTCCATTCGCCGGGGTGCTGGCGCTATTCATCGGCACTACCGGGGTTTTGGCCAAGCTGTTTGCCGAGGCGGTGGAGGCGATTGATCCCGGCCCGGTCGAAGGTGTACGCGCCACTGGCGCCAGTGCCTTGCAGGAAGTGATCTACGGGGTGATCCCGCAAGTCCTGCCACTGTGGATTTCCTACTCGTTGTACCGCTTCGAGTCCAACGTGCGCTCGGCCACCGTGGTCGGCATGGTCGGGGCGGGCGGTATCGGGGTGATTCTTTGGGAGGCGATTCGTGGCTTCCAGTTCGCCCAAACCTGCG